A single genomic interval of Mucilaginibacter robiniae harbors:
- a CDS encoding S41 family peptidase translates to MKLLKKSLLLSTLAAACFHAHAQAPNTLKPQEKVYGLSKFWQEVNYNFVYLDKVDRKAWDSLYTAMIPIVEHTPNDYEYYRELQRFCAFLNDGHTNIYFPNQMQQTQIMTSMFGKYRLVVENIDGRAIITHTNLSIKDEVPTGSEIVSVNKLPTDAYINQFVKPYIPSSTDYVREDNARSGLLRGFVGDRYDITIKTPKGQIKNLALTHAQTEEKELYPTIADFKLLDFKWYPGQIAYLALNSFEDQKIDSLFIQQLPELRKAKALIIDLRQNGGGSTSIGTAILDYLTDSTVLHGSKMVSRLHVASYKAWGNGLTPKDTVHSDWAAKAYLDNHDLRTEVITSSSIHQNRVKEPKIVVPTAILTSHNTASSAEDFLIFADKQPHMVKIGQNTFGSTGQPYNFLLPGGGSARVCTKKDTYPDGREFVGYGVHPDIEVKPTVKDFIQNNDPVLNKALSYLKGKTLNNIRPQNKELSK, encoded by the coding sequence ATGAAGTTATTAAAGAAATCACTCTTACTATCAACGCTTGCAGCAGCCTGTTTTCATGCACACGCACAGGCCCCTAATACCTTAAAACCGCAAGAAAAGGTTTATGGCCTCTCTAAGTTCTGGCAGGAGGTGAATTACAACTTTGTTTACCTGGATAAAGTAGACCGTAAAGCATGGGATAGCCTTTATACGGCCATGATACCGATTGTTGAACATACACCCAACGATTACGAGTACTACCGAGAGCTGCAGCGTTTTTGTGCCTTTTTAAATGATGGACATACGAATATATACTTCCCCAATCAAATGCAGCAAACTCAAATCATGACGAGCATGTTTGGCAAGTACCGCTTGGTGGTTGAAAATATTGATGGTAGAGCCATTATTACACATACTAACTTAAGCATCAAAGATGAAGTACCTACGGGCAGCGAAATCGTGAGTGTAAATAAACTACCGACTGATGCTTACATTAACCAGTTTGTAAAGCCTTACATCCCTTCATCAACCGATTATGTAAGAGAGGACAATGCCCGATCCGGATTGCTGCGTGGCTTTGTGGGGGATCGATATGATATTACTATCAAAACTCCAAAAGGACAAATAAAAAATTTAGCTCTTACCCATGCTCAGACTGAGGAAAAAGAACTTTACCCTACAATTGCCGACTTCAAGTTGCTGGATTTTAAATGGTACCCTGGACAGATTGCTTACTTAGCCTTAAACTCATTTGAGGATCAAAAGATTGATAGTTTGTTTATTCAGCAGTTACCTGAGCTACGTAAAGCAAAAGCCTTAATTATTGACTTACGGCAAAACGGTGGTGGGAGCACCAGCATCGGCACAGCTATACTGGATTACCTGACAGATTCTACCGTTTTACATGGTTCTAAAATGGTAAGCCGTTTACATGTAGCTTCTTATAAAGCATGGGGAAATGGTTTGACTCCAAAAGATACCGTTCATAGTGATTGGGCTGCAAAAGCATATTTGGATAACCACGATTTGCGTACTGAAGTAATTACCAGTTCATCCATACACCAAAATAGGGTCAAAGAACCCAAGATTGTTGTTCCAACGGCTATTCTAACCAGTCATAACACAGCGTCATCTGCTGAAGACTTTTTGATTTTTGCTGATAAGCAGCCTCACATGGTTAAAATAGGGCAAAATACTTTTGGTAGCACTGGTCAGCCCTACAATTTCCTGTTACCTGGTGGTGGTAGTGCCAGGGTTTGCACTAAAAAAGACACCTATCCTGATGGGCGCGAGTTTGTAGGTTACGGTGTACACCCCGACATTGAAGTAAAACCTACAGTAAAAGACTTTATTCAGAACAATGACCCGGTGCTAAATAAAGCTTTGAGCTATCTGAAAGGTAAAACGCTGAATAACATTCGTCCCCAAAACAAAGAACTATCTAAGTAA